In Fragaria vesca subsp. vesca linkage group LG5, FraVesHawaii_1.0, whole genome shotgun sequence, the genomic stretch ATTATCTTATGGTGGTCAAAGGAAGAGGTATATACCATCTAAGATCAATTTTCTAGACATTGGAGTAAGCAATGGCATGGGCAAATCCCTTAGCAGGTGATAATGCATATGACCCAGAACACAAAGCTCATTGGGGTAAGAATACCGACCTGAATAGGGAAGTAACGACTGGGGGAGACGGGCTCCGAGTGACGGCGCGGTATCTGGGAGACGGCGAAAGCGCGGGCGACAGCGACGGGCGACGTCAAGTAGAGGAACTGAGGAAGGCAGTGTGACTTGGAAGGTAGACGGCGGGAACTGACTTAGGAAGTAAGTATAAAGACCAACGACGTCGTTTAACGTTTTTTTAATTTTTTTTATATATATGTGAAGTTTGTAGAAGACAGAAGAGGAGAGTCGAACCGGATTTTACAGCTTATTTTAGAATTTAAGCTGCTGAGGCTGTTTGGTGAAACAGCAACTTCCAATTATACCAGAAGCTCCCACTTCCCTATGCAATAATCTACAAGCTGCTTAGATGGTGCTTCCACAACTGTGGATTTTAGAATTTAAGATAACTTGCTGACTTGACCGATACTACCCTCTGCCTTAACTCTGGTTTTTCATAGCAATTGAAAAATCTGAAGTGCTGAAACAAGAATTTGCCTCCTCCTAACTTTTCGAAATATTGTTGCTTTCTTTCTCATTATAGATTATATAGAATTAAAAAGAATGAATTTGAGACATCCAACAAGATACTCCAAAGTCTTTGTTCCTTTTCTTCATCCATATGACTCGTAACATATGACTGTACTAGGATGTATAAATAAATTGCATATCTGCTAGAATGAAGAGCCTTACTTCTAATATCACTTGTTGTACAAGGTAGTGAAGAAATTGAACAACAAAACAACTCTGGGGATAACAGTTTCAAAAAACCTTACTGTCAATTCTCAAAATGTGCAACAATATCAAGCTCTCTTTCTGTCACAAGGAGCGATCAGCCTACAACCAGCATATGTGGTAACGACAAAACAAGGGTGATCTGCCTTCAAATTTAATTATTGTATAAGACAAATTGTATAAGAGAAGCAATCTACACTTTGGAAAAGGATACATAATTTAACTAACCTTCAGCTTGTATGACTTCCTAGTTCCTTTCAACCAAACAGACCCTATTAATGCTATAACCACCATTGGGACACCCATTGCCATCATCATAGTCAGCTCTCTCCTTTTCTATGGAACCCAAGAATCTTCCATGTTTCCCTGCTGCATTACATGTTTCTGTTGAAAGTTGAAATGGCAATTTTTACGAACACCAATATATTCTTACATATCGATTAAACCCCACCAAGATGAACTAAATAATCCAGCTTCTACATACATGTCTACCTCTCTTTTGATCCACATTCCAGAAGCTTCCAGTGTGCCTTGTAAAAAATCCTGAATATCCTTGCATAGACCTATGAATAGAATCAATTTTTCCGATTAACTTATAGAAATCAGGTACAGACATAGTCAATATAGTCCTCTTCGTTTCTGCAAGAATGTAACTGAAATCCCCCAACTTGGGTTCATTAGCCAATGCCGAATCCTCCACTCTTTTACTACCGACTCCGACTGATTCTGTTTCTTGTTGGTGTTCCTCTTGGACTATAAATCATGGCATCCCTTCAGATATTCCACCATACCGGTTTACTTTTCCACCATATGGCACTTTATTAGGATCATGGGCCAGGTAGTCTGCATGACTGCATCATCCAAAAAAGATACAAAATCCTTACATACTTGATGCACGAACCTGGAACAGAATTTGACAAACTAAAGTCTTTCTGTTCAAAGCTGGTTTGTTTGCATCCAGTACCAAAGTGATTTAAACCAGACTTTCTAATTTGTCAAACTTAATCACCAATAATCTCCACAAGTGCATTTTCCATCCTCAAACCTATGAAACCTATTGTTATCCCTAACAATGATAACCCTTCCTGAGCACTTGGACATAAACTTGATAGCAGTATGACAATCACCACAAATACGCAAGTTCTTCATAATCCTTATTGGCCTATCTGGAGGAATAGTTAGAAGGCCAAATGCCACGGCTAGTCTTTCACTATGATACCTAATTGTCTGGTTCTTTTCTTCATTATTTATTTCTCTAAGGACAAAACTTGTGTCTGCAACATAACCAGCCCTCTCCATTTCATCCCCTAATTCTTCCAACTTCTGATAAATCTCTTTAGTCCTCATGTGAGTCCTGTCTCCAGCAGCGAATGTATGGATCTTGTTTCCTTCCTCAACCCAACTCAAACCTGTCTCCTTTTTCACCCCATGGTCTCTTAGCCTCTTCCTAGCTTTTGCTGCTTCCTCGAATCTCCCTGCAGCAGCATAAGCATTAGATACAAGCACATGCATCCCAGAGCTTATAGAACCCAATTCAAAGATTTTGTCAGCCACGGAAGCAGCCAATTCAGTGTCTCCATGGAGTCGACAACCTGTTAACAAAGCTCCCAATACAGATTCTGTGGGTTCAATAGGCATCTCCTCTATTACTTTAACAGCATCCTGCAACTTTCCAGCTCGGCCAAGCAAGTCCACCAAGGAAGCATAATGCATCTCCCCTGGCTCAATCCCATACTCTTTCATCAGCCCAAAGTAATGGTGCCCCTTTTCAACCAGCCCGGCATGGCTACAAGCATAGAGCACACACAAAAACGTAATAAAATTCGGCTTCATCCCACTACTTTCCATCTGCTTAAACAGATCAAAAGTCTTCTCCGTGTGCACGTGCTGCGCGCAGGCTATCATCATCGCATTCCACATTCCAACATTCCTAACAGGCACCTCATCAAAAACTCGATAAGCCTCTTCAATCACTCCACATTTGGAGTACAACGACACCAAAGAGCTCCCAACAAAACTAGACGAATCAAAACTCGTCTTGAAGCACAAACCATGTATCTGCCTCCCCAACTCAAGCAGCGTCCAACTGCCGCAGACCCTCACAACACTCGAAAATGTGAAATCATTAACCTCGAAATCCTCAAGCAACGCCTGCTTAAAAAGCACCAAAGCCTCCTCACCCTCCCCCGCTTGAGTGTACCCGGAAATCATCCCACTCCAAGACACCACATTCCTGTGAGGCATTTCGTCGAACATGTTCCGGGCATTACTTATCTGCCCACATTTCGCATACATGTCAACCACGGAACTCGCAACAAACACATCAACATGATACCCGGTCTTGAGTGCAAGGCAATGTATGGACTGCCCCACATCAATGCGGTTGAGAATGGCGCAGGATTTGGTGACACTGGGGTATATATGGTCGTCGGGGCGCAACGAGGCGGCGAGCATTCGGCGAAAGTAGTGAATGGCGAGGAGAGGGAGGTCATTCTGGGCAAAGGAAGAGATGAGGGAGCTCCAAGTGGTGGAGGACTTGTGGGGGAAGTGTTGGAAGATTTGGCGGGAAAAGAGGGGGAGTTGGTTTTTGGAGTAGAAGTTGATGAGGTGGTGGGAGACAAGAGGGATGGACTGGAGGCCTGATTTGATGACGTGGGCGTGGAGCTGGAGACCCTTTGGGAGGGCCCTTGCGTGGGTTAGAGAGAGCAGGAGGTTGCAAATGTGACTACTGTGGTTTGGATTAGGGTTTAGGGAGGGTTTTGAGAGGGAGTGAAGCATTTTGAGAGGTCTGGGGTTTTTGACAATATCAGCGGTTTTGCTTAAGACCAGTCACAGCAAAATAGGACCCACGAACGGCGTCGTTTCCATTTGAAATGGCAGGAGGCACACTCCACCACCGATTCTCATTGACACTCAGCTTGCTCAGGTTCGTACTAATCTCCCTGGTTGTTTGTTCAATTTTATCTCTGATTTCGTTTCTTGAGTTATGGAATTCGCCTCATTTCTCGGAAGCTGGGTTTCGCGAAATGTGAATCCAGAAAGGGCGAAATGAACGAATAAGCTAGGTTTGATAAGAGAGAAACGAAATCAATGATTTTTCTTTGTTATTTATGAAAATAAATGAGTGGAATTTGGTTTGGATTTGTAGGGTTAGTAGTTGACATTGGGTTGTTCTTAAACCAGGTAATGAGACTGTGTTGTTTGTGGATGCTGGAGGGGAGGCTCTATTGGAAACTAGTAATGTTGGTTTTCGAGTCCAGGCTGACAAGGAGGTAACCAAATTCAGGAGGCAAAAGGCATAATCGTTTTCCTTCTTGTACATCTCCTAAATCATTTGAAAAAAATTACGTTTTCTTTATGATGGTAGATTATGTTTTGAGTTGGTTCTTGCATTTACTGTGAACTGTACATGTCAGGGAACATCAGGGTGTTTTCTCGGTGTTGCTCAGTGAGGGAACATGAATCATTGGTTGTACATTTTGATGCAACCAAGGATGGAGAGCTTGGTATAATTTCAAGCGGCCCCAATAAGAAGATACTCAAATTTGACCCTGTATACTCTGCAGAGGATGATCAAGGTATGAATGAACAACAGAGAAAGTTTATGACATAAAACTCACTTTAATCTGGAGTACTATCTTTTGTTTGAAATTGCAAAAGTGGTAAATAATATAAAAAAATTATCCATTACTTAAATTAACTTGAAGAAATTTTTTTTTTTTTTTTTTTTTCTGTTGCAGTTGATGTGTTCGAAACTATGAGAGTTTTAGTATTATATGGCTACGTACAATGTTTATATCTTTGCACATGAGCAAACGGGTATCTGTTAGCGTGCTTGAGGCCTACAATGAGCAAATCAGAGACTTGCTAGCATAAAAAAAGGTACTGTTCTAATACAATTTACCGTAGAAGTCAAAATTTTCTCCTGAGCTGTATTATTTTTGCTGGTAGTCATAGGCTCATAGATGTGGCAGATAGAGCTTAATTGGTATGGTCATCTTATAGATTATAAATTGCTTTGCATTGTAAGTTGGAGATGAGACAAGCTTCTGAAGGCATTCATCACATACCTGAAGTTATAGAAGCCAAAGTAGAGAACATTAAGGAGGTCTGGAGCCATTCTGCAAGGTGGAAGCAATGCAAGGGCAACAGGATCAAACAATGTGAATGAACACAGCAGCTGATCTCATTGTTAGAATTTGTCCTTTGTTCTTATTACTTACATGCGCTCTTCATTTTAAATATCTATCATTATTCTACTACGTTCTTTGTTCATTCTTCTTCTGTTAGCACATACTTTGCATGATGGTAAGAGCAAAGAATTTGATGACTGGCGATTGCACCATAAGCAAGCTTTGGATTGTGGACCTTGCTGGCAGTGAGAGGTTGGTAAAAACTGAAGTTCAAGGGGAACGCCTCAAGGAAGCTCAAAACATCAATATATCTCTATCAGCTCTTGGTGTTGCTATTTCTGCTTTGGCGGCGAAGAAAAGCCACATTCCTTATAGATTTTGTTTTGAATGATTATACCACATCAGACATGTATCCCATTCTTGTAATCTGATGTTTCATTGGTGTTCTCAGGAATTCCAAGCTCACACATCTACTTCAAGACTCCTTGGTAAGCAGCTACACAAGATTGTATATTGCTTCTAGCTTTGATGCACTATCAGTATATCAGCCATAGAATTACGAGAGATCAGCATATATATATATATAATATATTTCTGTCACATGTGAAGATACTAAACTCTGATGTTTGTCCAAATTACCCCTTCGGAGCACAACCTGAATGAGAGTTTAAGTTTTCTAAACTTTGCATGGAAACAAGCGGATATGGGTGAGGTTCAAAAGCTAAGAAATCATGTAAGCTCAAGGAAGTCTAAATTAAGAGTATTTCACTGTCCCTTAAATACGCATTATCAAAATGAACTTGTGTACTCTGCAACTAAGAGAGCCTATTCCCTGCACGACTCGTGCAGCTGCACTAGGCAAAAAAGCTGACGTGGCTATTAATTAATGGTGGATGGAAACGGGGCATTAACGTGAGAGCAGGGTTAAAGCAAGAATTACCACGACCATGTGTTCTTTGTTAGTGTTTTAGTTTATTTGGATTAGTATTGAATAAGTCCTAGTCCTAGTCCTAGTCTACTAGTCTACTGGGAGTTTTTTGATTTACCAAGTCATTAGGAATCTCTTATTATTAGGGTTTGTTAGCAGCTAGCCGTTTCAGAATTTGTGCTTAGTTTGTTTTTGTACGCTCTATTTAACAGAGCTTTCCTTTCAGTCAATGATATCAATTTAGTTCAGCTCCAATACTCTCTATAATTCTCTTGCTTTCTAGTTCTTATACTCTGACATTGTGGTATCAGAGCCCTTACTGGGCCTGAGGTGAAAAGCAGCAGCTTTGTGTGTGTCTTGCAGCAGCAAGGGTGATGGCAGAGAATGGCAACTATGTGCAGCCCTCCATTCCACGCTTTGATGGTCATTATGACCATTGGCGTTTATTAATGGAGAACTTCTTAAGGTCGAAGGAGTATTGGAGCCTAATTGAGACAGGCTTCACTGAGCCTGCTGCGGGGGAGGTGACAACTGCAGCACAGAGGAAGACATTGGATGAATTAAAGCTGAAAGATCTAAAGGCGAAGAATTATCTCTTTCAAGCGATTGACCGCATGATCTTAGATACAAACCTTCAAAAGGATACTACGAAGCAAATATGGGATTCCATGAAGAAGTATGAAGGGAACGCGAGGGTGAAACGCTTTCAACTTCAAGCACTTCGCAGGGAGTTTGAGACTCTTGAGATGAAGGTTGGTGAGTCTGTTACAGATTATTTTTCTAGAGTTATGTCAGTAGCGAATAGAATGCGAACTCACGGTCAACAGATGGATGATGCTACTGTGGTGGATAAGATACTTCGATCTTTGACTGAAAAGTTCAACTATATAGCCTACTCCATTGAAGAGTCGAAGAACATTGATGAGATGTCAGTGGATGAGCTGCAAAGTTTACTGCTGGTTCATGAGCAAAAACTCAATCGGAGTAGAGGAGAGGAGCCAGTAGCCTTAAAAGCATCAACAAATGGTGGTTTTCCAGCTAGAGACAGAGGTAGAGGCGTATGGAGAGGAAGAGGCAGAGGTATGAGATATGGCAATGGGAGCGGACTGAAGCATGTTGATCAATCCCTTGATTTTCATGGCAGAAGTGGTAGAGAAGGTTTCAAGCATGAACATCAATCCTCAGGCAGAGGTAGAGGATATTTTGATAAGTCCAAGGTGGAATGCTTCAGATGTCATGGGTTTGGTCACTTTCGGGATGAGTGTAATGCGAAGCTTCACAGGGAGAAACAAAAGACCGGTGAGCAGTCTCATTTTACGAAGAAAAAGGAAGATGAAGAGGCGACACTATTAATGGCGTATCTTGAGAAGGAGCAGCCTGAAGCTTATACATGGTACTTAGACTCCGGGTGCAGCAATCATATGTGTGGTAGTAAGTCCTCTT encodes the following:
- the LOC101290960 gene encoding putative pentatricopeptide repeat-containing protein At5g52630-like, which gives rise to MLHSLSKPSLNPNPNHSSHICNLLLSLTHARALPKGLQLHAHVIKSGLQSIPLVSHHLINFYSKNQLPLFSRQIFQHFPHKSSTTWSSLISSFAQNDLPLLAIHYFRRMLAASLRPDDHIYPSVTKSCAILNRIDVGQSIHCLALKTGYHVDVFVASSVVDMYAKCGQISNARNMFDEMPHRNVVSWSGMISGYTQAGEGEEALVLFKQALLEDFEVNDFTFSSVVRVCGSWTLLELGRQIHGLCFKTSFDSSSFVGSSLVSLYSKCGVIEEAYRVFDEVPVRNVGMWNAMMIACAQHVHTEKTFDLFKQMESSGMKPNFITFLCVLYACSHAGLVEKGHHYFGLMKEYGIEPGEMHYASLVDLLGRAGKLQDAVKVIEEMPIEPTESVLGALLTGCRLHGDTELAASVADKIFELGSISSGMHVLVSNAYAAAGRFEEAAKARKRLRDHGVKKETGLSWVEEGNKIHTFAAGDRTHMRTKEIYQKLEELGDEMERAGYVADTSFVLREINNEEKNQTIRYHSERLAVAFGLLTIPPDRPIRIMKNLRICGDCHTAIKFMSKCSGRVIIVRDNNRFHRFEDGKCTCGDYW
- the LOC101291249 gene encoding uncharacterized protein LOC101291249 → MKKYEGNARVKRFQLQALRREFETLEMKVGESVTDYFSRVMSVANRMRTHGQQMDDATVVDKILRSLTEKFNYIAYSIEESKNIDEMSVDELQSLLLVHEQKLNRSRGEEPVALKASTNGGFPARDRGRGVWRGRGRGMRYGNGSGLKHVDQSLDFHGRSGREGFKHEHQSSGRGRGYFDKSKVECFRCHGFGHFRDECNAKLHREKQKTGEQSHFTKKKEDEEATLLMAYLEKEQPEAYTWYLDSGCSNHMCGSKSSFSVLDEEFRTVVRFGDNSTVNVMGKGDIRIRTKANHVETISNVYYVPALKSNLLSIGQLQEKGYVSTMRDGACEVYDPQRGLIAHVKMTPNSCIH